Proteins from a single region of Candidatus Eisenbacteria bacterium:
- the preA gene encoding NAD-dependent dihydropyrimidine dehydrogenase subunit PreA, protein MADLSINFAGISAPNPFWLASAPPTNTGEQIMRAFDHGWGGAVWKTLGEPIVDTSSRFGAISVGNERMAGFSNIELITDRPLEVNLREIRECKRRYPKHAVIVSLMVESRDDWREIIHRVEDTGADGLELNFGCPHGMCERGMGSAVGQEPEVLKIVAGWAVEFSKLPVLVKLTPNIGDITVPGVAAAEAGAHGLSLINTIKSIVGVDLDRMVPHPVVGARSTNGGYCGPAVKPIALHMVAALARDPRVSVPISGIGGIATWRDAAEFIALGCTSVQVCTAVMHYGFRIVGDMIDGLSNFLDEKGMKSVNELRGLAVPAYSEWGDLDLNYKVAAAVDPKKCIGCDLCLVACRDSSVNCIHIGEHPLPAGHRAPSREAANARAKETGIKVTWVDWDECTGCNLCSHVCPVPGCITMVDDTRGKPFESWNDRIAKGTDKVPGGLHG, encoded by the coding sequence ATGGCCGACCTGTCCATCAACTTCGCCGGCATCTCCGCCCCGAATCCGTTCTGGCTCGCGAGCGCCCCGCCGACCAACACCGGCGAGCAGATCATGCGGGCGTTCGACCACGGCTGGGGCGGCGCGGTCTGGAAGACGCTCGGCGAGCCGATCGTGGACACCTCGAGCCGCTTCGGCGCGATCTCGGTCGGCAACGAGCGCATGGCCGGCTTCAGCAACATCGAGCTCATCACCGACCGGCCGCTCGAGGTGAACCTGCGCGAGATCCGCGAGTGCAAGCGGCGCTACCCGAAGCACGCGGTGATCGTCTCGCTGATGGTCGAGTCGAGGGACGACTGGCGCGAGATCATCCACCGCGTCGAGGACACGGGCGCCGACGGGCTGGAGCTGAACTTCGGCTGCCCGCACGGCATGTGCGAGCGCGGCATGGGCTCGGCGGTCGGGCAGGAACCCGAGGTGCTCAAGATCGTCGCGGGCTGGGCGGTCGAGTTCTCCAAGCTGCCGGTGCTCGTCAAGCTCACGCCCAACATCGGCGACATCACCGTGCCCGGAGTCGCGGCGGCCGAGGCCGGCGCGCACGGCCTGAGCCTCATCAACACGATCAAGAGCATCGTCGGCGTGGACCTCGACCGCATGGTGCCCCACCCCGTCGTCGGCGCGCGCTCGACCAACGGCGGCTACTGCGGGCCGGCGGTCAAGCCCATCGCGCTGCACATGGTCGCGGCCCTCGCCCGCGACCCGCGCGTCTCCGTGCCGATCTCGGGCATCGGCGGCATCGCCACCTGGCGCGACGCCGCGGAGTTCATCGCCCTCGGCTGCACGAGCGTCCAGGTGTGCACGGCGGTGATGCACTACGGGTTCCGCATCGTCGGGGACATGATCGACGGTCTCTCGAACTTCCTCGACGAGAAGGGCATGAAGTCGGTGAACGAGCTGCGCGGCCTCGCCGTGCCCGCCTACTCCGAATGGGGCGATCTCGACCTCAACTACAAAGTCGCCGCCGCCGTGGACCCGAAGAAGTGCATCGGCTGCGACCTGTGCCTGGTCGCCTGCCGCGACTCGTCGGTGAACTGCATTCACATCGGCGAGCACCCGCTGCCCGCCGGCCACCGCGCGCCGTCGCGCGAAGCGGCCAACGCGCGTGCGAAGGAGACCGGGATCAAGGTGACGTGGGTGGACTGGGACGAGTGCACCGGCTGCAACCTGTGCTCGCACGTCTGCCCGGTGCCCGGCTGCATCACCATGGTGGACGACACACGCGGCAAGCCGTTCGAGAGCTGGAACGACCGCATCGCGAAGGGCACCGACAAGGTGCCCGGCGGCCTGCACGGCTGA
- the hydA gene encoding dihydropyrimidinase encodes MGLLIRNGEVVNAGERFMADVRVDGGVITDLAGRLEPRTGDETVDAAGQLVLPGFIDPHVHMELPFMGTVSADDFEVGGASGAAGGTTCFIDFCIPAPGESMLTALAAWRRKSAKAAVDHTYHMAITSWGDNSADEMRAVVQEHGITSFKVFMAYKGAIMVDDAALYCVMREAAKLGAVVTVHAENGDAVWHLQRELLAKGCTGPEFHPVSRPSLVEGEATGRALAMARLHGATAYIVHMTCRESVRALERAKLAGQRCYGETCPQYLLLDDSVFDQPDFGGSAFVMSPPIRPAHLGHHHALWSGLSNRMLDSVGTDHCPFTHEQKKAGVGDFTKIPNGAAGIEDRLLLLYTHGVRGGHFDLQRLVELGSAAPARIFGLAKKGAIAVGMDADIVLLDPEGERELSARTHHSNADRSVFEGFPVRGRIARTISGGRTVWDGSRLTTTRGAGRFIARKPSHFAPDREARA; translated from the coding sequence ATGGGTCTCCTGATTCGCAACGGCGAGGTCGTGAACGCCGGCGAACGCTTCATGGCGGACGTGCGGGTGGACGGCGGCGTCATCACCGACCTGGCCGGCCGGCTCGAGCCCCGGACCGGCGACGAAACCGTGGACGCCGCGGGGCAGCTGGTCCTGCCGGGCTTCATTGATCCGCACGTGCACATGGAGCTGCCCTTCATGGGCACGGTGAGCGCCGACGATTTCGAAGTCGGCGGAGCCTCGGGCGCGGCGGGCGGCACGACCTGCTTCATAGACTTCTGCATTCCCGCGCCGGGCGAGTCCATGCTCACGGCGCTCGCGGCCTGGCGGCGGAAGTCGGCGAAGGCGGCCGTGGACCACACCTACCACATGGCGATCACCTCGTGGGGCGACAACAGCGCCGACGAGATGCGCGCGGTCGTGCAGGAGCACGGCATCACCAGCTTCAAGGTGTTCATGGCCTACAAGGGCGCGATCATGGTGGACGACGCCGCGCTCTACTGCGTCATGCGCGAGGCCGCGAAGCTCGGCGCCGTCGTCACGGTGCACGCCGAGAACGGCGACGCGGTCTGGCACCTGCAGCGCGAGCTGCTCGCGAAGGGATGCACGGGCCCCGAGTTCCATCCGGTGTCGCGCCCGAGCCTCGTCGAGGGCGAAGCCACCGGGCGGGCGCTGGCGATGGCCCGCCTGCACGGCGCGACCGCGTACATCGTGCACATGACCTGTCGCGAGTCGGTGCGCGCGCTCGAGCGCGCGAAGCTGGCCGGGCAGCGCTGCTACGGCGAGACCTGCCCGCAGTACCTGCTGCTCGACGACTCGGTGTTCGATCAGCCCGACTTCGGCGGCTCGGCGTTCGTCATGAGCCCGCCGATCCGGCCCGCGCACCTCGGCCATCACCACGCGCTGTGGAGCGGGCTGTCGAACCGCATGCTCGACTCGGTCGGCACGGACCACTGCCCGTTCACGCACGAGCAGAAGAAAGCGGGCGTCGGCGACTTCACGAAGATCCCCAACGGCGCCGCCGGCATCGAGGACCGCCTGCTGCTCCTTTACACGCACGGCGTCCGCGGCGGGCACTTCGACCTACAGCGGCTGGTCGAGCTGGGCAGCGCCGCCCCGGCCCGCATCTTCGGGCTGGCGAAGAAGGGGGCGATCGCGGTCGGCATGGACGCGGACATCGTCCTGCTCGACCCCGAGGGCGAACGCGAGCTGAGCGCGCGGACGCACCATTCGAACGCCGACCGCAGCGTGTTCGAAGGGTTCCCGGTGCGGGGCCGCATCGCGCGCACGATTTCCGGCGGCCGCACCGTCTGGGACGGCAGCCGGCTCACGACCACGCGCGGCGCGGGCCGTTTCATCGCGCGCAAACCCTCGCACTTCGCTCCGGATCGGGAGGCCCGCGCGTGA
- a CDS encoding FAD-dependent oxidoreductase, with amino-acid sequence MPDAKPLFTPAEAVVEANRCLYCHDAPCIAACPTGIDVPTFIRRIANDDVNGAARTILSANVLGYSCARVCPVEVLCEGACVYNAWHRDPPILIGRLQRYATESALRAGRSGALLSRAPANGRRVACVGAGPASLACAAYLTLEGVAVTIYEKRPRAGGLNTSGVAPYKMPAEDALAEVEFVRSLGVEIRTGVEVVPGPTAEALVREFDAVFLGPGLGADTKLGVPGEDGPGVLGAVDWIERMKLRAGEQLAGVQRAIVIGGGNTAIDVARELAGLGVPSVTMLYRRSTKDMSGYAHELEHARLEGVVLAEKAVPVRFERDDRGALTGVALQSGETHRCDFAVVAIGQARLRRIADCFPGVRLDERGSLVADAKTGATGHPKVFAGGDAMRGGELVVTAVQDGKRAARGICAALGIEIRTGSPMRAGHE; translated from the coding sequence CTGCCCGACGCCAAGCCCCTGTTCACGCCGGCCGAGGCGGTCGTCGAGGCGAACCGCTGCCTGTACTGCCACGACGCGCCGTGCATCGCGGCCTGCCCGACCGGCATTGACGTGCCGACCTTCATCCGCCGGATCGCCAACGACGACGTGAACGGCGCCGCGCGCACGATCCTGTCGGCGAACGTGCTCGGCTACTCGTGCGCGCGCGTCTGCCCCGTCGAGGTGCTGTGCGAAGGGGCATGCGTCTACAACGCCTGGCACCGCGACCCGCCCATCCTGATCGGCCGGCTCCAGCGCTACGCGACCGAGTCCGCGCTGCGCGCCGGCCGCTCCGGCGCGCTGCTCTCGCGGGCGCCCGCCAACGGCCGGCGCGTCGCGTGCGTCGGCGCCGGGCCGGCGTCGCTCGCCTGCGCCGCGTACCTGACGCTCGAGGGCGTCGCCGTCACGATCTACGAGAAGCGGCCGCGCGCCGGCGGGCTCAACACCTCCGGGGTCGCGCCCTACAAGATGCCGGCCGAGGACGCGCTCGCCGAGGTGGAGTTCGTGCGCTCGCTCGGCGTCGAAATCCGCACCGGCGTCGAGGTCGTGCCCGGGCCGACCGCCGAGGCGCTGGTGCGCGAGTTCGACGCGGTGTTCCTCGGGCCCGGCCTCGGCGCCGACACGAAGCTCGGCGTGCCCGGCGAGGACGGCCCCGGCGTCCTCGGCGCGGTGGACTGGATCGAACGGATGAAGCTGCGGGCCGGTGAGCAGCTCGCCGGCGTGCAGCGCGCGATCGTGATCGGCGGCGGCAACACCGCCATTGACGTGGCCCGCGAGCTCGCCGGCCTGGGCGTGCCGTCGGTGACCATGCTGTACCGGCGCTCGACGAAGGACATGAGCGGTTACGCGCACGAGCTGGAGCACGCGCGGCTCGAGGGCGTCGTGCTCGCCGAGAAGGCGGTGCCGGTCCGCTTCGAGCGGGACGACAGGGGCGCGCTGACGGGCGTTGCGCTCCAGTCCGGTGAGACGCACCGCTGCGACTTCGCCGTCGTCGCGATCGGCCAGGCGCGCCTGCGGCGGATCGCCGACTGCTTCCCGGGCGTGCGGCTCGACGAACGCGGGTCGCTCGTCGCCGACGCGAAGACCGGCGCGACCGGCCACCCCAAGGTGTTCGCCGGCGGCGACGCCATGCGCGGCGGCGAGCTGGTCGTAACCGCGGTACAGGACGGCAAACGCGCCGCGCGCGGCATCTGCGCGGCGCTCGGCATCGAGATCCGCACCGGCTCGCCCATGCGCGCCGGGCACGAATAG